From the Desulfosarcina sp. BuS5 genome, one window contains:
- a CDS encoding metal-dependent transcriptional regulator, producing the protein MKKKEQLSESLEDYLEIILALEKINKVARTKDIAEKMGVQRSTVTGALKSLSEKGMINYEPYSFITLTKKGVKIAKDVTRRHKILKDFLYRVLQLDDKNADNTACRMEHAMDKKSFERFVQFIDFLDTCPKTSFNWKETFFNFREGKEPDREACRKCLTEFISSSPKQKQ; encoded by the coding sequence ATGAAGAAAAAAGAACAACTTTCGGAGAGTTTAGAGGATTACCTGGAAATTATCCTGGCTCTGGAGAAGATCAATAAAGTCGCCAGGACAAAGGATATTGCCGAAAAAATGGGGGTACAGAGAAGTACTGTTACGGGCGCATTAAAGAGCCTCAGCGAAAAAGGAATGATTAATTATGAGCCATACAGTTTTATCACATTGACCAAAAAAGGTGTCAAAATTGCGAAAGATGTTACGCGGCGCCACAAAATCCTAAAGGATTTTCTATACAGAGTTTTACAACTTGATGATAAGAATGCCGACAACACAGCCTGCCGTATGGAACATGCAATGGACAAGAAGTCTTTTGAAAGATTTGTTCAGTTTATCGACTTTCTTGACACCTGCCCTAAAACAAGTTTTAATTGGAAAGAAACTTTTTTTAATTTCCGCGAGGGGAAAGAGCCGGACCGGGAGGCCTGCCGCAAGTGCCTTACGGAATTCATAAGCAGTAGTCCAAAACAAAAACAATAA
- a CDS encoding ABC transporter ATP-binding protein encodes MHSDQSYFEEKEIGKAYDINLFISLYPFTKPYKRYFLISILLVIFITMLDLALPYITKIAIDKYIVPEINHSQTQDYSLSEKRIRYLKVDLTDLRKKAIVKRYPEFFNINGASAYISFNNLDSIKKIDIEILRREDISGVGKITIFFIGLVGLNFFLNFIQVMIMEYTGQMTMHDMRVRLFEHIQNLPVDFFSRNPVGRLVTRLTNDIQNMHELFTSIIAFVFKDIFLLIGIAIILLCLDWKLALISFVILPTVVYVSKLFSGQARDAFRTLRVKIAEINAKFSETIEGIKVIQFFLQERENYRNFKKLNHENYLAGMRQIHVFALFMPVIELLGAFSLAIVIFYGGGRVMSDTITLGSLVAFISYMKMFFRPIRDIAEKYNIMQNAMASAERIFLIFDAGAETDNETEKTAMPVPYKNICKDLTAESGGMGKLVFDDVFFSYIKNEPVLKGVSFKAAKGETIAIVGPTGSGKTTLINLIERFYDPGSGHIYIDGKNITKMTRSELRSKISFVMQDTYLFSGTIRDNIAFGAAGVDRENMNRMLDDADFDSFIKSMPEGINTLLSEGGASISSGERQFIAISRAFVRNPELMILDEATSYIDSITEKKIEAVLAKLLKGRTSIVIAHRLSTARNADRILVLHKGRIIETGTHDKLMAQKGFYFRLNLLQHKTMAVKIYKS; translated from the coding sequence ATGCATTCTGATCAGAGCTATTTCGAGGAAAAGGAAATCGGAAAAGCCTATGACATCAACCTTTTCATTAGTCTATATCCTTTTACCAAACCTTACAAACGCTATTTTCTGATCTCAATTCTGCTGGTTATTTTTATCACCATGCTTGATCTGGCACTCCCTTATATAACAAAGATTGCGATAGATAAATATATTGTGCCGGAGATTAATCATTCACAAACTCAAGATTACAGTTTATCTGAAAAAAGAATAAGATATCTAAAAGTTGATTTAACTGATTTACGAAAAAAAGCAATTGTAAAGAGATACCCGGAATTTTTTAATATTAACGGAGCATCAGCTTATATATCTTTTAATAATCTGGATTCCATAAAAAAAATCGATATCGAGATTCTTCGCCGGGAGGATATTTCAGGAGTGGGGAAAATTACCATTTTTTTTATCGGCCTGGTAGGCTTAAATTTTTTTCTTAACTTTATTCAAGTTATGATAATGGAATATACCGGTCAGATGACCATGCACGATATGCGAGTGCGCCTTTTCGAGCATATTCAAAATTTGCCTGTGGACTTTTTTTCACGCAACCCGGTCGGCCGGCTCGTTACAAGATTAACAAACGATATCCAGAATATGCACGAACTTTTTACTTCCATCATAGCGTTTGTTTTTAAGGACATTTTTTTATTAATCGGCATTGCAATTATCCTGTTATGTCTTGACTGGAAACTTGCGCTGATTTCTTTTGTGATTCTTCCGACTGTTGTTTATGTCTCAAAGCTTTTTTCCGGACAGGCCAGGGATGCGTTCAGAACATTACGGGTTAAAATTGCCGAAATAAACGCTAAATTTTCAGAAACAATCGAAGGCATAAAGGTGATTCAGTTTTTCCTGCAGGAAAGGGAAAACTACAGGAATTTTAAAAAATTAAATCATGAAAATTATCTCGCTGGAATGAGGCAGATTCATGTTTTTGCGCTATTCATGCCTGTGATCGAACTGCTTGGAGCATTTTCGCTTGCCATTGTAATATTCTATGGCGGCGGGAGAGTGATGTCGGATACAATTACCCTCGGTTCGCTGGTTGCATTTATATCCTATATGAAGATGTTTTTCAGACCTATAAGGGATATAGCCGAAAAATATAACATAATGCAGAATGCCATGGCATCTGCCGAAAGAATATTCCTGATTTTCGACGCAGGCGCTGAAACGGATAATGAGACTGAAAAAACAGCCATGCCTGTTCCGTATAAAAATATTTGCAAGGATCTTACTGCGGAAAGCGGCGGAATGGGAAAACTGGTTTTTGATGATGTCTTTTTTAGTTACATAAAAAATGAGCCGGTTCTGAAAGGTGTTTCATTCAAAGCCGCCAAAGGTGAAACAATTGCCATAGTAGGCCCCACCGGTTCCGGGAAAACGACCCTGATCAACCTGATAGAGAGATTTTACGATCCCGGTTCCGGGCATATCTACATTGACGGAAAAAATATTACAAAAATGACTCGTTCAGAGCTAAGGTCAAAAATATCCTTTGTAATGCAGGATACCTACCTTTTTTCCGGCACTATACGGGATAATATTGCCTTCGGCGCAGCCGGTGTAGACCGCGAAAATATGAACCGGATGCTGGATGATGCCGATTTCGACTCTTTTATTAAAAGTATGCCGGAGGGTATTAACACGCTCCTTTCGGAAGGGGGCGCATCCATATCAAGTGGAGAACGTCAGTTCATAGCAATTTCAAGGGCCTTTGTTCGAAACCCTGAGCTTATGATTCTCGATGAAGCTACATCTTATATTGATTCTATAACAGAAAAAAAGATTGAAGCGGTTCTTGCCAAACTGCTAAAGGGCAGAACCTCTATCGTGATAGCGCACAGACTTTCAACAGCGCGCAATGCCGACAGGATTTTAGTGCTTCATAAAGGACGGATAATAGAAACGGGAACGCATGATAAATTAATGGCGCAAAAAGGGTTCTATTTCAGATTAAACCTGCTACAGCATAAAACAATGGCTGTTAAAATCTATAAAAGTTAG